In Deltaproteobacteria bacterium, the genomic stretch GCACTCCGCCGCCAACCCCGACGCGCGCTTCCACGACGCCGCCCCCGGCGACGATGCGCTGGTCGGTCGCTTCGGGCTCAAGGCCAGCATCGCCACGCTCGACGACTTCGCCGCTGGCGCGCTGGTCGGCGACATGTCGATCACGTCGCCCATGCGCCCCGACGAGCTCGCCAACCCCGACGGCATCACCGACGACGAGCTCCCCGGCGTCGACGATCGCCTCGAGACCGTGAACCTACTGGCGGACTACGTGCGCATGCTCGAGATCCCGTCGCGCGTCGACGACGACGCCCAGCGGGCGCGGGGGCGGGCGCTGTTCGCCGAGGTCGGCTGCGCGCGCTGCCACGTGCCGAGCCTGCGCACCGCGGCGAGCTGGCCGCTGCCGCAGCTCGCCGACATCGACGCGCCGATCTACAGCGACCTCTTGCTGCACGACATGGGCGAAGCGCTCGCCGACGGCGTGCGCGAGGGCGACGCGGGCCCCCGCGACTGGCGAACCGCACCCCTGATGGGCCTGCGTCACCTGCGATCGTATCTCCACGACGGACGCACCGACGACCTCGACGACGCCATCGTCGCCCACGGCGATCCGGATTCCGAGGCGTTCGATGTCGTCACCGACTACCTCGCCCTGCCCGACGACGACCGCGACGATCTGCTCGCGTTCGTCGGCAGCCTCTGACACCCGAACGAAAGCCACGCCATGACCTGCCCCGTTCATCCCCGAGTCCTTCGCGCCGCGCTGTTCGCCCTCGTGACCGCGGCCTGCGCTGCCAACGACGACGACCCCGAGCAGGTCGCGATCGATCGCGTCAAGCAGATCGTCGCGCGCGAGCTCGACGGGCTCGTCGCCGGGGCCGAGGGGTTGCGCACGACCGCCCCGGCCCCGGACGCCGATGGTTGGAACGCCCAGGCCGATGCCACCGCGGTGGCCGACATGCGCGCGCATTGGGGTGACGCGCGCGATGCCTACGAACACGTCGAGGGCGCGATCGCGGTGCTGTTCCCCGACCTCGATGCCGCCACCGACGAGCGCTACGACGGCTTCATCGCCGAGGCGCCCGACGACGACCTCTTCGACGACCAGGGCGTGATCGGCATCCACGCGGTCGAGCGCGTGCTGTGGGCCGATACCCAGCCGGGCTGGGTCGTCGAGTTCGAGTCGGCGCTGCCGGGCTACCAACCGGCCGCGTACCCGGCCGACGCGACGCAGGCGACCGCGTTCCGCGAGCAACTGCTCACGCGCCTCGTCGACGACACCCATCGCATGCGCGACGACTTCGAGCCGCTCGCGCTCGACGCCGCGGCTGCGTACGGCGGCGTGATGGGCTCGATGGCCGAGCAAGCCGAGAAGATCTCGCTGGGTGCCACCGGCGAGGACGAGTCGCGCTACGCCCAGCGCACGCTCGCCGACATGCGCGCCAACCTGGCCGGCGCGCGCGAGATCTTCGATGCGTTCACACCGTGGCTGCAGGACGCCGGGGCCCACGATGTCATCGACGATGTCCACGCGCAGCTCGACGTGGTCGCGGCGGCATACGACGCCATCGAGGGCGACGCACTGCCGGCGGTGCCGGCGACCTGGTCGGCCACCGCGCCCAGCGAGGCCGACCTGCAGACCCCGTACGGCCAGCTGTGGCAGCTGCTGCAGCAGCAGAACCAGGCCGACACCGGCGTGGTCGCGCGCATGCTCGACGGTGCCGATCGGCTCGGCATCCCGGTGTCGCCGTGACGCGACGCCACGCGCTCGCGCTCGTGCTCGCGCTGACGTCGTGCGCGGACGAAGCTGGCGACGACCCCGAGGTCTTCATCGCGCTGCAGCGCGACTTCGCCGACTTCCAGCGCTGGCCGGTGTTGTGGCAGGGCGACGGCGAGACCGTGCCGGGCCACCCCGCCGGAGCGCGCACCGTCTACGGCGACGTGCATGCCGACGGCGAGGTGTTCGGCGTCGGCAGCATGCTCGTCAAGACCATCGAGGTCGACGCCGCCGATCTCGACCCCGCTGCCGCCGCTGGGCCGCTGGTGTTCGCGATGGTCAAGCGCGGCGGCGGCTTCAACCCCGAGGCCAACGGCTGGGAGTGGTTCGAGCTGACCATCTCCGACGACGGCCAGCCGCTGGTGGTCTGGCGCGGCGAGAAGCCGCCCAACGGCGAGTGCTACGGCTGTACGCCGGGGCTCATGCCCGGTGTGGACCTCGAGATGGCCAGCTGCACCGGCTGCCATGCCGGCGCCGGCGACAACGACCTGGTCTACTCGGTGCCGCTGCCACGCTGATCCGTGGCGATCACAGCCCGCGGTCCTGACACACCGCCTGCTCGCTGACGTTGACCTTCTTGCTGTCCGCGACCGCGGCCTTGGCCTTCGCGATGAAGGCCGCACGATCGGCCTGTGCGAGCCCGGTGAGGATGAAGCACTCGTCGTGCTCGCCTTCGCGGCCCCAGTGTCCGGTCGCACGCACGACCCCGGCGACGCCCGCGACCGCCTCGTCGAGTCGCTGCGAGGCCGCCGCGTCGGTGCCATCACCAGGGCTGAAGAAGCTGACGACGAGGTCGTAGCTGCGACCGGGCTCGACGGCCGCGATCGGCTCCGCCGGCTGTGGCTCGTCGGGCACCGCGGTCGCGTCGGGCGGCGTGTCCGGCGGGGGTTGCTTGGCCGACGAGTGGCAGGCGATTGCGAGCAGCACAGAGGTGAGGAGGATGGGGGAACGCACGGGCGGCTGCGAGTGTGCCATCGCTCGCCGCCCGCGTGCGCGTGGTCGATGGCGCCGCCGCGGACCCACGCCTGCGCGAGGTCTTCGGCGACGGGTGGGTCGGGGCACCACGCCGCAATGTCCAGCACTGCCCCTTGGCCGCGGTCTCGATGTGCCGGAAGCCCACGGTCGGCGGCCGTGGCACCGGGCTTGCTGGACGCCGCGGCGTGACCACCGAAGTCGTGAACTTGTTGCTGGAGAAGGCCGTCGACGTCGGCTCCAAGCTGCTGGGCGTCGTCGTCCTCTGGATCGTCGGGCGCTTCGTCATCCGGGCGATCCAAGCCGTACTCGAGCGCAGCCTCCGGGCACGCGCGGTCGAGAAGACGCTCATCACCTACGCCGACAACATCGTCAACGTGCTGCTCAACATCATGTTGGTGGCGGCGCTGCTCGGGTTCGTCGGCATCGAGACCACGACGTTCGCGGGACTACTCGCCGCGGCCGGCCTCGCGATCGGTGCCGCGTGGGGTGGCTTGCTGGCAAACTTCGCTGCCGGCGCGTTCCTGGTGCTGCTGCGCCCCATCAAGAAGGGCGACTTCGTGGCGGCTGGCGGCTTCGTGGGTACCGTCGAGGAGATCGGGATGTTCGTCACCGTCATCAACACGATGGACAACGTCCGCACCATCGTCGGCAACGCCAAGGTCTTCGGCGAGCCGATCCAGAACTTCTCGACCAACCCCTATCGCCGCGTCGACCGGAGCGCCCAGCTCGCCCATGGGGCCGATCACGCCCGCGCGATCGCGATCCTGCGCGAGGCAGTGTCGGCGATCGAGCACGTGCAGACCACGCCGGCCCCCGACATCGAGGTGCTCGAGTTCAACCTCGCCGGCCCGGTGCTCGCGGTGCGCCCCTACTGCCACAACGACCACTATTGGCAGGTCTACTTCGATACCAACCGCGTGATTCGCGAGGCACTGGGCGCGGCCGGCTTTGCGGTGGCCGAGACCCATCATCACGTGCGCTCGTAGCCGCGCCGACGCCGGTCGTGCACGGGCGTACACAGCCTCGCATGCCCGGCCACGCAACCGCGGCATTCGACCGCCGTCTAGCGGGCCATGGGGTTCTTCGACAAGGCCAAGGCATTCATGGGCGGCAAGGGCATGGCGGACGTCTCGATCACGGTGATCGAGCGTCAGCCTGCGGCGACCGCGACGTTCCCAGTGACCGACAGCGTGTTGAAGGGCACCATGGTCATCGACGTGAAGCAGGACTGC encodes the following:
- a CDS encoding EfeM/EfeO family lipoprotein produces the protein MTCPVHPRVLRAALFALVTAACAANDDDPEQVAIDRVKQIVARELDGLVAGAEGLRTTAPAPDADGWNAQADATAVADMRAHWGDARDAYEHVEGAIAVLFPDLDAATDERYDGFIAEAPDDDLFDDQGVIGIHAVERVLWADTQPGWVVEFESALPGYQPAAYPADATQATAFREQLLTRLVDDTHRMRDDFEPLALDAAAAYGGVMGSMAEQAEKISLGATGEDESRYAQRTLADMRANLAGAREIFDAFTPWLQDAGAHDVIDDVHAQLDVVAAAYDAIEGDALPAVPATWSATAPSEADLQTPYGQLWQLLQQQNQADTGVVARMLDGADRLGIPVSP
- a CDS encoding mechanosensitive ion channel family protein — protein: MCRKPTVGGRGTGLAGRRGVTTEVVNLLLEKAVDVGSKLLGVVVLWIVGRFVIRAIQAVLERSLRARAVEKTLITYADNIVNVLLNIMLVAALLGFVGIETTTFAGLLAAAGLAIGAAWGGLLANFAAGAFLVLLRPIKKGDFVAAGGFVGTVEEIGMFVTVINTMDNVRTIVGNAKVFGEPIQNFSTNPYRRVDRSAQLAHGADHARAIAILREAVSAIEHVQTTPAPDIEVLEFNLAGPVLAVRPYCHNDHYWQVYFDTNRVIREALGAAGFAVAETHHHVRS